From Mustelus asterias unplaced genomic scaffold, sMusAst1.hap1.1 HAP1_SCAFFOLD_2624, whole genome shotgun sequence, a single genomic window includes:
- the nat8 gene encoding putative N-acetyltransferase camello, with protein sequence MLQFRIRQYRDSDYQAVRCLYVTGVQQHFGRVCCHVVKQPWIQGSLALSLSLVLILSRSLLLSVFLMLFLLTCGWLLLRHFWTRIIKLNLMQDLQDIRSFYMQQPDSCFWVAESSGLVVGTVGAAPSNISPTGLELKRMNVCEEFRGQGIAKALCLTVLDFAQCSHFTHIMLGTSVIQTEAQSLYHRMGYRLVDIVQLPHFLAKITNYTIYRYQYRVPANPDLHPQDNPLGENVTLCQDTKNYTTSKRKGRSVNSVNRVRK encoded by the coding sequence ATGTTGCAGTTCCGGATCCGCCAATACCGGGATTCCGATTACCAGGCTGTCCGCTGCCTCTATGTGACAGGAGTGCAGCAGCATTTTGGCAGAGTTTGTTGTCATGTTGTGAAGCAGCCTTGGATCCAGGGCAGCCTGGCACTCAGCCTCAGCCTGGTTCTGATCCTCTCCAGGTCACTGTTGCTCTCAGTTTTTCTCATGCTGTTTCTGCTGACTTGTGGTTGGCTGCTGCTGCGACATTTCTGGACGCGGATCATCAAACTGAACCTGATGCAGGATCTCCAGGATATCCGCAGCTTCTACATGCAGCAGCCTGACAGCTGTTTCTGGGTTGCAGAATCGAGCGGGcttgtggttggcacagtgggtgcAGCTCCTTCCAACATCTCGCCCACTGGTTTGGAGCTGAAGCGAATGAATGTGTGCGAGGAATTCCGTGGCCAAGGCATTGCCAAGGCTTTGTGTCTAACTGTGCTGGACTTTGCGCAGTGCTCCCACTTCACTCACATCATGCTCGGCACCTCAGTCATTCAGACCGAGGCCCAAAGCCTCTATCACAGGATGGGCTACAGGCTGGTGGACATAGTCCAGCTGCCTCATTTCCTGGCTAAAATCACCAACTATACCATCTACAGATACCAATACCGGGTCCCTGCCAACCCTGACCTCCATCCACAGGACAACCCACTGGGTGAGAATGTCACACTGTGCCAGGACACCAAAAACTACACCACTTCAAAGAGGAAGGGCAGATCAGTGAATTCAGTAAACCGGGTCAGAAAATAA